A portion of the bacterium genome contains these proteins:
- a CDS encoding sugar phosphate isomerase/epimerase: MKLGVFLVLFGDRPLEEALDKVKELGLDTVEIGTGNYPGNSHCNPDILLKKPDEIKKFKEAVGSRGLEVSALSCHGNPLHPDKKIREAHRDAQRKTILLAEKLGVPRIITFSGCPGESEDAKYPNWVTCPWPDDFSTILKWQWEKEVIPYWKEEVKFARDHNVNQICLEMHPGFVVYNPETLLKLRDAAGKEIGANFDPSHLFWQGIDPIAAVRKLSGAIYHVHAKDTKIDPYNTSINGVLDTKTYLDEINRSWIFRTVGYGHGADFWNAFVSNLRLVGYDGTLSIEHEDSLMSTEEGLKKAIDFLKAVLIRQPKPKAWWT; encoded by the coding sequence ATGAAATTGGGTGTGTTTTTAGTTTTATTCGGAGATAGACCTCTTGAAGAGGCACTGGATAAGGTAAAGGAGTTAGGACTGGATACAGTGGAGATAGGCACAGGAAACTATCCAGGCAATAGCCACTGTAATCCTGATATACTTTTGAAAAAGCCCGATGAGATAAAAAAGTTTAAAGAAGCAGTAGGAAGTAGAGGTCTTGAGGTATCAGCACTATCCTGCCATGGAAACCCACTCCATCCAGATAAAAAGATAAGAGAGGCTCACAGAGATGCGCAGAGAAAAACCATACTTTTAGCAGAAAAGTTAGGAGTACCACGTATTATAACTTTTTCTGGGTGTCCCGGTGAGAGTGAAGATGCAAAATATCCCAACTGGGTTACCTGCCCCTGGCCTGATGACTTCTCCACAATACTTAAGTGGCAGTGGGAAAAAGAGGTTATTCCTTACTGGAAAGAAGAAGTAAAATTTGCCAGGGACCATAATGTAAACCAGATATGCCTTGAGATGCATCCTGGGTTTGTCGTATATAATCCTGAAACACTTCTTAAACTACGTGATGCAGCAGGTAAAGAAATTGGAGCAAACTTTGACCCCAGCCATCTCTTCTGGCAAGGAATAGACCCCATCGCTGCTGTAAGAAAACTTTCTGGTGCTATATATCATGTCCATGCAAAAGATACAAAGATAGACCCTTACAATACTTCTATCAATGGTGTTCTTGATACTAAAACATATCTTGATGAGATAAACCGCTCATGGATATTCAGAACCGTCGGTTATGGACATGGCGCTGATTTCTGGAATGCTTTTGTTTCAAACCTTCGGCTTGTCGGATATGACGGAACATTGAGTATAGAACATGAGGACAGCTTGATGAGTACAGAGGAAGGACTTAAAAAAGCCATTGATTTCTTAAAAGCAGTCCTTATCAGACAACCGAAACCAAAGGCATGGTGGACATAA
- a CDS encoding class II D-tagatose-bisphosphate aldolase, non-catalytic subunit, with protein sequence MLGKFLSPVQLFERFKTIEDISILCIGPVTTSTIIASLQVAYEYDFPLFLIASRNQIDSDELGGGYLNKWNQQRFVDGVRKLAEEYGFPKAIYFCRDHGGPWQRDRELTEQLEREKAFNLGISSFLSDLHAGFDILHIDPTKNPFLKDGSDSTDVIVEDTVSLIMAIEKERIKHNIPPVSYEVGTEDIKGGLTQPEKFQKFLYNLKNKLKDNSLPLPDLIVGQTGTLTKLDENYGFFQPDVAKELSVIAKEQGCLLKEHNADYLDEETLKMHPVLGISTVNVAPEFGVTETKALIRLSYQTPAGKKFRELLKEKVFSEPRWRKWLPENIKNISDRDFKSDPALCYKVLVSCGHYYIEREDVIETKEKMFQNISKNGFDPEKEILGSIKQSILRYVHAFNMSGLNKKLMEVKDA encoded by the coding sequence ATGTTAGGTAAGTTCCTCTCCCCTGTACAACTTTTTGAAAGATTCAAAACAATAGAGGATATAAGTATTTTATGCATAGGTCCTGTAACAACCAGTACAATTATTGCATCACTCCAGGTAGCATATGAATATGATTTCCCTTTATTTCTTATCGCTAGCCGTAATCAGATTGATTCAGATGAACTTGGTGGTGGTTATCTTAATAAATGGAACCAGCAGAGATTTGTTGATGGTGTAAGAAAACTGGCTGAAGAATATGGATTCCCAAAAGCAATTTATTTTTGCAGGGACCACGGTGGACCATGGCAGAGAGATAGAGAACTAACTGAACAGTTAGAACGTGAAAAAGCGTTTAATCTCGGTATATCCTCATTTCTATCAGACCTACATGCTGGTTTTGATATTCTACATATTGACCCTACCAAAAATCCCTTTCTTAAAGATGGTTCTGACAGCACCGATGTTATCGTTGAAGACACGGTCTCTTTAATAATGGCTATAGAGAAAGAACGGATTAAGCATAATATACCCCCCGTATCTTATGAAGTCGGAACAGAAGATATAAAAGGTGGACTGACACAGCCAGAAAAATTCCAAAAATTTCTGTATAACCTGAAAAATAAATTGAAAGATAATTCTCTTCCTCTGCCTGATTTAATAGTTGGACAAACAGGAACACTGACAAAATTAGATGAAAATTATGGATTTTTTCAACCGGATGTTGCTAAAGAATTATCTGTTATTGCAAAAGAACAGGGATGTCTATTAAAGGAACATAATGCTGATTATCTTGATGAAGAGACCCTGAAAATGCATCCTGTTCTGGGTATATCCACTGTAAATGTAGCACCTGAATTCGGAGTTACTGAAACAAAGGCACTTATAAGATTATCTTACCAAACTCCTGCTGGTAAAAAATTTAGAGAACTTCTTAAAGAAAAGGTATTTTCTGAACCCCGCTGGAGAAAGTGGCTCCCTGAAAACATTAAAAATATAAGTGATAGAGATTTTAAGAGTGACCCTGCTCTCTGCTATAAAGTACTGGTAAGTTGTGGACATTACTATATAGAAAGAGAAGATGTTATAGAAACAAAGGAAAAGATGTTCCAGAATATTTCTAAAAATGGGTTTGACCCTGAAAAAGAAATTCTCGGAAGTATAAAACAATCAATATTAAGGTATGTCCATGCTTTTAATATGTCAGGACTGAATAAAAAATTGATGGAGGTTAAAGATGCATAA
- a CDS encoding 2-oxoacid:acceptor oxidoreductase family protein, with product MKQKRATRIIIGGSGGQGILTAGKVISYAAIKQNMNVSCLPSYGAEMRGGYVYCSIVIYSAEDIVSPVSTEVDIGVFLDENSYRMLHGYLKKDAFVILNSSLIGKSYISGTKIIKIEASEIAENLGSIKTTNMVATGATGYIINHSFFPFHLKNLYYGIEQVFPSNELVEMSKKSLESGWNIIEEKWK from the coding sequence GTGAAACAAAAAAGAGCAACCAGAATAATCATTGGCGGTTCAGGGGGACAGGGGATATTAACAGCAGGTAAGGTCATTTCCTATGCAGCCATAAAACAGAATATGAATGTAAGTTGTCTACCCTCATATGGAGCAGAGATGCGTGGTGGTTATGTTTATTGCTCCATAGTTATCTATTCAGCAGAGGATATTGTATCCCCTGTAAGCACTGAAGTAGATATAGGCGTCTTTTTAGATGAGAACTCATACAGGATGTTACATGGTTATCTTAAAAAAGATGCCTTTGTTATATTAAACTCTTCCCTTATTGGAAAGTCCTATATATCAGGAACAAAGATAATTAAGATTGAAGCAAGTGAAATCGCTGAAAATTTAGGAAGTATAAAGACAACTAATATGGTAGCAACGGGCGCAACAGGTTATATCATCAATCATTCCTTCTTTCCTTTTCACCTGAAAAATTTATATTATGGAATAGAACAGGTATTTCCATCAAACGAACTTGTTGAGATGAGCAAAAAAAGTTTAGAATCTGGCTGGAACATAATAGAAGAAAAATGGAAATAA
- the ilvE gene encoding branched-chain-amino-acid transaminase: MGLLIYVNGKLVPEEEAKVSVFDHGLLYGDGVFEGIRGYNGRIFKLDEHLARLYASAKAIMLDIPLEFSELKDAIIQTVRANKLRDSYIRVVVTRGVGDLGLDPRKCKIPTLFIIASKIELYPAEIYAKGLDVVTVATRRNLTESVSPAIKSLNYLNNIMAKIEANNAGASEGLMLNSMGYVSECTGENIFIVYKKRLFTSPITAGILEGITRNTVKEIAYNIGLEVYERDITRYEIFTADECFLTGTAAEIVPVISLDGRTIGTGKPGEITGRIRKEYSLLTMSEGVPVYE; encoded by the coding sequence ATGGGATTGCTTATATATGTCAATGGGAAGTTAGTCCCTGAAGAAGAAGCAAAGGTTTCTGTTTTTGACCATGGGCTTCTATATGGTGATGGTGTTTTTGAAGGTATCAGGGGATATAATGGAAGGATTTTTAAATTAGATGAGCATCTGGCTCGTTTGTATGCATCAGCAAAGGCAATAATGCTTGATATACCACTTGAATTTTCTGAGTTGAAAGATGCTATTATCCAGACAGTAAGAGCAAATAAATTAAGGGATAGTTATATAAGAGTTGTTGTTACCAGAGGAGTAGGGGATTTAGGACTTGACCCGAGGAAGTGCAAGATTCCAACACTTTTTATTATTGCCAGTAAGATAGAGTTATACCCTGCCGAGATTTATGCAAAAGGACTGGATGTTGTAACTGTAGCGACCAGAAGAAATCTTACTGAATCAGTCAGTCCTGCTATAAAGTCATTAAACTATCTGAACAATATTATGGCAAAGATAGAGGCAAACAATGCAGGCGCTTCAGAAGGACTAATGCTTAACAGTATGGGATATGTGAGTGAATGTACAGGAGAAAATATATTTATTGTATATAAAAAACGACTATTTACCTCACCTATTACTGCTGGTATTCTTGAAGGGATTACGAGAAATACTGTGAAAGAGATAGCATACAATATTGGTCTGGAAGTGTATGAAAGAGATATTACAAGGTATGAGATATTTACCGCAGATGAGTGTTTTCTGACTGGTACAGCGGCAGAAATAGTGCCTGTTATATCCCTTGATGGTAGAACTATAGGAACCGGCAAACCAGGAGAGATAACCGGCAGAATAAGAAAGGAGTATTCGTTATTAACGATGTCAGAGGGTGTTCCTGTATACGAATAA
- a CDS encoding ABC transporter ATP-binding protein, which translates to MDKLSGRDITKEYPGGITALKNVSIEMKKGDIVVLIGPSGSGKTTLINILGLLDAPTRGSVFLDGREITGLAEKEKCEIMNRSFGFIFQFFYLIPELTVIENIMLPLWIKERSTRRIKEYYKAAEDLLGEFNLLKRKYAYPSHLSGGEMQKVAICRSLICNPEIILADEPTGSIDKESSEMFFNVVQLLNKKKGMTFFIGTHNERFLQFATKVVYLNNGEIEKIKE; encoded by the coding sequence ATGGATAAACTTTCAGGCAGGGATATAACTAAGGAATATCCAGGTGGAATTACTGCATTAAAGAATGTTAGTATAGAAATGAAAAAAGGGGATATAGTGGTATTGATAGGACCATCGGGTTCTGGAAAGACAACCCTGATAAATATACTCGGGTTATTAGATGCCCCAACCAGAGGTAGTGTTTTTCTTGATGGGAGAGAGATTACAGGATTAGCGGAAAAGGAAAAATGTGAGATAATGAACAGGTCATTTGGGTTTATCTTTCAGTTTTTTTATCTCATACCGGAACTTACAGTAATAGAAAATATTATGCTGCCTCTCTGGATAAAAGAAAGGTCCACACGGAGGATTAAAGAGTATTATAAAGCAGCAGAAGATTTACTCGGTGAGTTCAACCTTTTAAAAAGGAAGTATGCATATCCATCACATCTCTCAGGTGGGGAGATGCAGAAGGTTGCTATATGTAGGAGCTTGATATGTAACCCTGAAATAATATTAGCAGATGAACCTACAGGGAGTATTGATAAAGAATCATCTGAGATGTTTTTTAATGTTGTGCAACTCCTTAATAAGAAAAAAGGAATGACATTTTTTATAGGGACACATAACGAAAGATTTTTACAGTTTGCTACAAAAGTAGTATATTTAAATAACGGAGAAATAGAAAAAATAAAGGAGTGA
- a CDS encoding ABC transporter permease — protein sequence MMSYNFFLSGKFAGQRKRADSFLWFISIFSIAGIAIGVIALMLVIGVMSGFSGELKRKIIGAYPLITIEGKPYIYNYNRIIEKVSKDIPEVKGISPYISTQVIYKSQRYMIGGILRGVVPYSEDNVTNIGKFLKKGRMDDLSEGVFLGSELAKELEVDVGDEIWIITGILAREKRAVVKGIVESGIYAFDSSMGFFSLENPSLSYGNLVHGIGIRIDNIYASEDIARKIRELLEGEYTVSTWIQKNKILFAALAMERKAMSIILGLIILVASFNISSTLMITVYRKVKEIGILRALGLSSKDIEKIFIYQGLILGGKGLVLGLITGGVLAYLLRRYQFIKIPEFIYDLSRLPVEISFSDICWIVVSVLVIVTLASLYPARRAARLNPNEAIRNG from the coding sequence ATGATGTCCTATAATTTTTTTCTTTCAGGGAAGTTTGCAGGACAGAGAAAAAGGGCAGATAGTTTCCTGTGGTTTATAAGTATATTTTCTATTGCTGGAATTGCTATAGGGGTTATTGCCCTTATGTTGGTAATAGGGGTTATGAGTGGTTTTTCCGGTGAATTGAAGAGAAAGATTATAGGAGCATATCCTTTAATAACAATAGAAGGTAAACCGTATATCTATAATTACAACAGGATAATAGAGAAGGTCTCAAAGGATATCCCTGAGGTTAAAGGTATCTCTCCATATATTTCCACACAGGTTATATATAAATCCCAGAGATATATGATAGGAGGCATATTAAGAGGGGTTGTTCCTTATAGTGAGGATAATGTAACCAATATAGGAAAGTTTTTGAAGAAGGGAAGGATGGATGACCTTTCTGAAGGTGTTTTTTTAGGGAGTGAACTGGCAAAGGAATTAGAAGTTGATGTAGGAGACGAGATATGGATAATCACAGGTATTTTAGCGAGAGAAAAAAGAGCAGTTGTAAAAGGGATAGTTGAATCAGGTATCTATGCGTTTGATTCCTCAATGGGATTTTTTTCACTGGAAAACCCATCTTTAAGTTATGGAAATCTTGTTCATGGAATAGGTATAAGAATAGATAATATATATGCTTCAGAAGATATAGCGAGAAAAATAAGGGAATTACTTGAAGGAGAATATACTGTTTCCACATGGATACAGAAGAATAAAATTCTTTTTGCAGCACTTGCTATGGAGAGAAAAGCGATGTCTATTATATTAGGACTGATTATACTTGTGGCGTCTTTCAATATCTCTTCTACACTTATGATAACTGTTTACAGGAAAGTAAAGGAGATAGGGATTTTGAGGGCACTGGGACTTTCTTCAAAGGATATAGAGAAGATATTTATATATCAGGGATTAATACTCGGAGGTAAAGGGCTGGTACTGGGACTCATTACAGGAGGAGTACTTGCATATCTTTTGAGAAGGTATCAGTTTATAAAAATACCGGAATTTATATATGACCTTTCTCGTCTTCCAGTGGAGATTTCTTTCTCTGATATATGCTGGATTGTAGTATCTGTTCTTGTAATTGTTACTCTTGCGAGTTTATACCCAGCAAGACGTGCTGCAAGGTTAAACCCTAATGAGGCGATAAGAAATGGATAA
- a CDS encoding RuBisCO large subunit C-terminal-like domain-containing protein produces MHNVIGTGKNLKNFIEHPYFQVKPVSSEEEESRILEELNMERNNSRGPNVEVDYYFEVINTGTPMDGLKNAAKMIMEHGTLKPWHSEGSENTKKPARYDENMSWTTSIKLLGYNKKERLEAGLITIAYPLEFFDKQIKKFPLAQLLMAIASEPVSAFSFYRGARIIDIRLPDILKKRLPGILWPHKRIRKYLNLSEDEPIIGTIVKPKTGLTPSLFSDAVVQAAMAGAKFTKADENMHLTLRDIPRFVSRVVKDLKKEGFDLGRENEKPKGPRFLFAPHITTDSEDIMDYAKAAIEAGANALMFSPYYSGGFLKMAEIAQTFDVPVYSHTAGMNIITGSTYWGISPAIMYLFAAYFGSAFMQLPAVNSYLKPDETEKALILPRLQKEKLIGKEGMTLVIAGGLGPDNIGLNMKYLGIGGKMFLAGTSVYSHPDGPSSGVKALILAYRAYIEKGITDISKLKQFAKSKGEEGNALLKALI; encoded by the coding sequence ATGCATAATGTTATAGGTACCGGAAAAAATCTCAAAAATTTTATAGAACATCCTTATTTCCAGGTTAAACCTGTAAGCAGTGAAGAAGAGGAAAGTCGCATACTTGAAGAATTAAATATGGAAAGGAATAACAGCCGGGGTCCAAATGTAGAAGTTGATTATTATTTTGAGGTTATAAACACCGGCACTCCTATGGATGGATTGAAAAATGCTGCTAAAATGATTATGGAACACGGTACTTTAAAACCCTGGCATAGTGAAGGTAGTGAAAACACTAAAAAACCAGCACGATATGATGAAAATATGAGCTGGACAACCTCTATAAAACTACTGGGATATAATAAAAAAGAAAGGTTGGAAGCAGGATTAATCACCATTGCATATCCATTAGAATTTTTTGATAAACAGATTAAAAAATTCCCTCTCGCTCAACTTTTAATGGCTATTGCCAGTGAACCTGTAAGTGCCTTTTCATTCTACCGCGGGGCAAGAATTATTGATATACGACTACCTGATATATTAAAAAAACGGCTACCCGGCATTCTATGGCCACATAAAAGAATTAGAAAATATCTTAATCTCTCTGAAGATGAACCTATCATCGGTACTATTGTAAAACCGAAAACTGGACTAACTCCTTCTCTATTTTCTGATGCAGTTGTTCAGGCAGCAATGGCAGGCGCAAAGTTTACGAAAGCAGATGAAAATATGCATCTTACTCTCCGAGATATCCCGCGATTTGTCAGCCGAGTTGTAAAAGACCTGAAAAAAGAAGGGTTTGACCTCGGACGAGAAAACGAAAAACCAAAAGGACCGAGATTTTTATTTGCACCGCATATTACTACAGATTCAGAAGATATTATGGACTATGCAAAAGCAGCAATAGAAGCAGGAGCAAATGCATTGATGTTCTCTCCGTACTACAGTGGTGGTTTTCTCAAAATGGCTGAGATTGCCCAAACATTTGATGTCCCTGTCTATAGCCATACTGCTGGAATGAATATCATCACAGGAAGTACATACTGGGGAATATCTCCAGCAATAATGTACCTTTTTGCTGCTTATTTCGGGTCAGCATTTATGCAACTGCCTGCTGTAAATAGCTATCTGAAACCTGACGAAACAGAAAAGGCATTGATTCTACCTCGTCTTCAAAAAGAAAAACTGATTGGGAAAGAAGGTATGACACTAGTTATTGCTGGTGGTCTTGGTCCTGACAATATAGGTCTTAATATGAAATATCTCGGAATAGGTGGAAAAATGTTTTTAGCAGGTACATCTGTGTACAGCCATCCTGACGGACCATCTTCTGGTGTAAAAGCACTTATCCTCGCTTATCGTGCCTATATAGAAAAAGGAATAACAGACATATCCAAATTAAAACAGTTTGCAAAGTCAAAAGGCGAAGAAGGAAATGCTCTACTTAAGGCATTGATATAA
- the dnaG gene encoding DNA primase, producing MGKSVFSSAQLEEIISKIDIVDIISEYLTLKKTGRNFKALCPFHQEKTPSFIVNPEKQIFHCFGCGAGGNVIRFLMKIDNISFPQAVAIAAKKAGVKISVSEYTEDIKTDKIFKANEFASNCYKEALFSSKGSDAMNYLINRNLTEKDIKSFHLGFAPGIKNYLVKKIEEKKLDKEPYINAGLINKDGIDTFRNRIIFPIFDIQGRINGFGGRAMDDEQQPKYLNTGENAVFNKGRILYGIHQAKASIKEKQFVFLVEGYFDVIKLHINGIENVVAPMGTAITDEHLKFIKRFTERILLSFDSDEAGINASLRNLESILKMGFETKICLLPVNFDPDRFIDEYGIEAFKKVMGQAMDFIDFALNVISKKYDINTPKGKSSIAKEIVRFISLIPDEIERDEYIKNLSLKLNTNEKFLRGYLDNKKEKFRNTVKEGEKKESYYTSAENLLMEIILSDNKYWQEFLEWKGRLTKKLEAVALTSKELLNNKIDITPANLISYLDEETGTWLSGTFMKTTIMERKLEKDKKQQIFQDCLKKIHKYCLSIELEETKKKITEKKELGIPYYNEMETIQNILFELKKE from the coding sequence ATGGGGAAGTCGGTTTTTTCATCTGCTCAACTTGAAGAGATAATTTCAAAGATTGATATAGTAGATATTATATCTGAATACCTAACACTTAAAAAAACAGGCAGGAATTTCAAAGCACTATGTCCTTTCCATCAGGAAAAGACCCCTTCTTTTATTGTAAACCCTGAAAAACAGATATTCCATTGTTTTGGATGTGGAGCAGGTGGAAATGTCATACGATTTCTTATGAAGATAGACAACATCTCTTTTCCTCAGGCAGTAGCAATTGCGGCGAAAAAAGCAGGAGTTAAAATATCTGTATCTGAATACACAGAAGATATCAAAACAGATAAAATTTTTAAAGCAAATGAGTTTGCTTCTAACTGTTATAAAGAGGCACTTTTCTCATCAAAGGGCAGTGATGCGATGAACTACCTTATAAACAGAAATCTCACTGAAAAGGATATAAAATCTTTTCATCTTGGCTTTGCACCGGGAATAAAGAACTATCTTGTAAAGAAGATAGAAGAGAAAAAACTTGATAAAGAACCCTATATCAATGCAGGGTTGATAAACAAAGATGGGATAGACACATTCAGAAATAGAATTATATTTCCTATTTTTGACATACAGGGAAGAATTAATGGTTTTGGTGGTCGCGCAATGGATGATGAACAACAACCAAAATACTTAAACACAGGAGAAAATGCTGTTTTCAATAAAGGACGTATTTTGTATGGTATTCATCAGGCAAAGGCATCAATCAAAGAAAAACAGTTTGTATTTCTCGTAGAAGGATACTTTGATGTGATTAAACTGCATATAAATGGAATTGAAAATGTTGTGGCACCTATGGGGACTGCTATTACAGATGAACACTTAAAATTTATAAAACGTTTTACTGAACGTATACTTCTTTCCTTTGATTCTGACGAGGCAGGTATAAATGCAAGTTTAAGAAACCTTGAGAGTATATTAAAAATGGGATTTGAAACAAAGATATGTCTTTTACCTGTAAATTTTGACCCTGATAGATTTATAGATGAATATGGAATAGAGGCATTTAAAAAAGTGATGGGACAGGCAATGGACTTCATTGATTTTGCCCTGAATGTTATCTCAAAAAAATACGATATTAATACACCAAAGGGTAAATCATCCATTGCGAAAGAAATTGTTAGGTTTATATCCCTTATCCCTGACGAAATTGAAAGGGATGAATATATTAAAAATCTTTCTCTTAAACTCAATACAAATGAAAAATTTTTAAGAGGGTATCTTGACAATAAAAAGGAAAAATTTAGAAATACCGTTAAAGAAGGAGAAAAGAAAGAATCATATTATACCTCTGCTGAAAATCTTCTTATGGAGATAATACTATCTGACAATAAATACTGGCAGGAGTTCCTTGAATGGAAGGGACGGCTAACAAAAAAATTAGAGGCAGTGGCTCTTACATCAAAAGAACTCCTTAATAATAAAATTGATATCACACCTGCTAATCTTATAAGTTATCTGGATGAAGAGACAGGAACATGGCTTTCAGGCACATTTATGAAGACAACCATTATGGAAAGAAAATTAGAAAAAGATAAGAAACAGCAGATATTTCAGGACTGCCTTAAAAAAATCCATAAGTACTGTCTTTCTATAGAATTAGAAGAAACTAAGAAAAAGATAACTGAGAAAAAGGAGCTGGGTATTCCATATTATAATGAGATGGAAACCATTCAGAATATACTTTTTGAACTGAAAAAGGAGTAG
- a CDS encoding RtcB family protein, whose amino-acid sequence MEIKDIEKVSEYKWIIPKKEDMRVPGILYISEKLLSKALSDNAPLQVENVAKLRGIVKYSLAMPDVHWGYGAPIGGVGAFDSESGVIVPGFVGYDICCGVRLIRTNMQYKDIKDTLQHLINLLFTNIPSGVGSEGNLSLKRKDLEKVIVEGARWAVKNGFGIQSDIECIEDYGTKKDANPDVITNRAYERGTSQLGTLGSGNHFLEIQQVIDVYDKEIAEKFGIFKGQITIMVHSGSRGFGYQICEDFLDRFGKVALDYGIKLPDRQLACAPANSKEGKQYLMAMNAAANYAFANRQIITHWIRETFSNVLKTPWEKLEMYTVYDVAHNICNLEKHNVDGRERWLFIHRKGATRAFPKGHPALPEKYKDTGQPVIIPGTMGTSSYILVGTEKAMEETWGSTCHGAGRTMSRHQAIKESKNRDIIEELAGKGIMAKGVSRKGLAEEMPDAYKDIDEVIKVVEGAGLSKKIARMVPLAVMKG is encoded by the coding sequence ATGGAAATAAAAGATATAGAAAAGGTTAGTGAATATAAATGGATAATACCTAAAAAGGAAGATATGAGGGTACCCGGGATACTCTATATCTCTGAAAAACTTCTAAGTAAAGCACTTTCAGACAATGCCCCATTACAGGTTGAAAATGTCGCTAAACTCCGTGGTATTGTAAAGTACAGTCTGGCTATGCCTGATGTGCACTGGGGATATGGAGCACCAATAGGAGGAGTGGGTGCCTTTGATTCAGAAAGTGGTGTGATAGTTCCTGGATTTGTGGGATACGATATCTGTTGTGGGGTCCGGCTTATCAGAACAAATATGCAATACAAAGATATAAAAGACACATTACAGCATCTGATAAATTTACTCTTTACCAATATCCCTTCAGGTGTTGGTTCTGAAGGGAATTTATCTTTGAAAAGAAAGGATTTAGAGAAGGTAATTGTTGAAGGTGCCAGATGGGCTGTAAAAAATGGTTTTGGAATCCAGAGTGATATTGAATGTATTGAGGACTATGGGACAAAAAAAGATGCTAACCCTGATGTAATAACCAACCGCGCCTATGAAAGAGGTACTTCACAATTAGGCACACTGGGGTCCGGTAATCATTTTCTTGAAATACAGCAAGTGATAGATGTATATGATAAAGAAATAGCAGAAAAATTTGGTATATTCAAAGGGCAGATAACCATTATGGTCCATTCAGGCAGCAGGGGTTTTGGTTATCAGATATGTGAGGACTTCTTAGACAGGTTCGGGAAGGTTGCATTGGACTATGGGATTAAACTTCCTGACAGGCAACTTGCCTGTGCACCCGCTAATTCTAAAGAAGGGAAACAGTACTTAATGGCAATGAATGCAGCAGCCAATTACGCCTTTGCTAACAGACAGATTATAACTCACTGGATAAGGGAGACATTTTCTAATGTATTGAAAACACCATGGGAAAAATTGGAGATGTATACTGTGTATGATGTTGCCCACAATATCTGTAATCTTGAAAAACACAATGTTGATGGTAGAGAAAGATGGCTTTTCATCCATAGAAAAGGGGCAACACGCGCATTTCCCAAAGGACATCCTGCACTACCTGAAAAGTATAAAGATACAGGACAACCAGTTATCATTCCAGGAACTATGGGAACCTCTTCATACATACTTGTAGGTACAGAAAAAGCAATGGAAGAGACATGGGGAAGCACCTGTCATGGTGCAGGGAGAACAATGTCAAGACATCAGGCAATTAAAGAAAGTAAAAACAGAGATATTATAGAAGAACTTGCAGGAAAAGGAATAATGGCAAAAGGTGTGAGTAGAAAAGGACTTGCAGAAGAGATGCCTGATGCGTATAAAGATATAGATGAAGTTATAAAAGTAGTGGAAGGAGCAGGTCTATCAAAAAAGATAGCGAGGATGGTCCCTCTGGCTGTTATGAAAGGTTAA